One window of Candidatus Microthrix subdominans genomic DNA carries:
- a CDS encoding LLM class flavin-dependent oxidoreductase gives MRHALSVAPFAELADPQAMIEVARSADDAGWDALYLWDHVHRDPAEVTELADVWTMLAAVATTTERIRLGPMVTPLSRRRLSVLIRQTVTLDHLSGGRLTMGIGLGVDRAGELTRFGEVVDARTRADILDESVDLLIEAWAGETVTHRGEHRLIDGIAFRPRPIQRPGIPIWCAARGSALRPVRRAARFQGLFLIEADAEQLGRAIEEVASARGSLDGFDVAVVAPAPGDPHSHDTGLLDVPGVTWAVHMYPPDVAFDRALAAAKAGPRAAS, from the coding sequence ATGCGCCATGCCCTGTCGGTCGCCCCGTTCGCCGAGCTCGCCGATCCGCAGGCCATGATCGAGGTCGCCCGCTCCGCCGACGATGCCGGGTGGGACGCGCTGTACCTGTGGGATCACGTCCATCGCGATCCCGCCGAGGTCACCGAGCTCGCCGACGTCTGGACCATGCTCGCCGCCGTTGCCACCACCACCGAGCGGATCCGCCTCGGCCCAATGGTGACGCCGCTGTCCCGCCGGCGCCTATCCGTGCTGATCCGCCAGACCGTCACCCTCGACCACCTCAGCGGTGGGCGCCTGACGATGGGGATCGGGCTCGGCGTCGACCGCGCCGGCGAGCTGACCCGTTTCGGTGAGGTGGTCGACGCCCGCACCCGGGCCGACATCCTCGACGAGTCGGTCGATCTGCTGATCGAAGCCTGGGCTGGGGAGACCGTCACGCATCGCGGCGAACACCGGCTGATCGACGGCATCGCCTTCCGCCCTCGCCCGATTCAGCGTCCGGGTATTCCCATCTGGTGCGCTGCGCGGGGCAGCGCGCTTCGCCCGGTTCGTCGAGCCGCCCGCTTTCAGGGCCTGTTCCTCATCGAGGCCGACGCTGAACAGCTCGGCCGGGCGATCGAGGAGGTCGCCTCGGCGAGGGGCTCGCTCGACGGCTTCGACGTGGCGGTGGTGGCCCCGGCGCCCGGAGACCCGCACTCACACGACACCGGCCTCCTCGACGTCCCCGGCGTCACATGGGCGGTGCACATGTATCCACCCGACGTCGCCTTCGACCGGGCGCTGGCCGCCGCCAAGGCAGGACCCAGGGCCGCCTCGTAA
- a CDS encoding Fpg/Nei family DNA glycosylase: MPEGHIIHRLARHIRRSLGDDPVAVSSPQGRFADSAALLNGQRMTRTEAWGKDLFVHWEGGEILHVHLGLIGKFRLSPAPGPDPRDTIRLRLEGTGPGDPGEGGTGSVVEGDVWDLTGPMTCRLITPAEQRAVTDRLGADPLRRNPDVEAARTRFLATKRPVAAVLLDQRIIAGIGNVYRAELLFRAEIHPELPANELSEADFDSLWDDTVKLMRIGTRLGNIITTEPDEIGRSPGRMKADDRLYVYKRQHCRRCGSDIAIAEVAGRNCYFCPTCQPR, from the coding sequence ATGCCCGAGGGTCACATCATCCACCGGTTGGCTCGACACATCAGGCGAAGTCTGGGCGACGACCCGGTGGCGGTCTCGTCACCCCAGGGGCGTTTCGCCGATTCGGCGGCGCTGCTCAACGGACAGCGGATGACCCGAACCGAGGCCTGGGGCAAGGATCTGTTCGTGCACTGGGAGGGCGGCGAGATCCTCCACGTGCATCTGGGGCTGATCGGCAAGTTTCGCCTCAGCCCTGCTCCCGGCCCCGACCCCCGGGACACGATCCGGCTTCGTCTCGAAGGAACCGGGCCCGGCGACCCCGGCGAGGGCGGAACAGGCTCGGTAGTCGAAGGAGACGTGTGGGACCTGACCGGGCCGATGACCTGTCGGCTGATCACCCCTGCTGAGCAGCGGGCGGTCACCGACAGGTTGGGGGCCGACCCGTTGCGGCGCAATCCCGACGTCGAAGCGGCACGCACCCGGTTCCTGGCGACCAAACGCCCGGTGGCCGCCGTGTTGTTGGACCAGCGGATCATCGCCGGCATCGGCAACGTGTACCGGGCCGAGCTGCTCTTTCGTGCGGAGATCCACCCGGAGCTCCCGGCAAACGAACTGTCGGAGGCCGACTTCGATTCGCTGTGGGACGACACGGTCAAGTTGATGCGCATCGGTACGCGCCTCGGCAACATCATCACCACCGAACCGGACGAGATCGGTCGCTCACCCGGCAGGATGAAAGCCGACGATCGGCTCTACGTCTACAAGCGCCAGCACTGCCGGCGTTGCGGCAGCGACATCGCCATCGCCGAGGTGGCGGGGCGCAACTGCTACTTCTGTCCCACCTGCCAGCCCCGGTAG
- the pyrE gene encoding orotate phosphoribosyltransferase: MPITDDAIRADLARRIYVSSHLTGEFTLRSGRVSNEYFDKYRFESDPLLLADVAEAMATLVPEGIEVLAGLEMGGIPVVTALARVTSLPACFVRKEAKKYGTAKFAEGADVDGKRVLIVEDVITSGGQVVLSTADLRGVGAQISDVVCVIDRSEGGTEALTAEGLTLASVVNRADLEAAA; the protein is encoded by the coding sequence ATGCCGATCACCGACGACGCCATCCGGGCCGACCTCGCCCGCCGCATTTACGTCTCCTCGCACCTCACCGGCGAGTTCACGCTTCGCTCCGGCCGCGTGTCGAACGAGTACTTCGACAAGTACCGCTTCGAATCCGACCCGTTGCTTCTCGCCGACGTGGCCGAGGCGATGGCCACGCTGGTGCCCGAGGGCATCGAGGTGTTGGCCGGCCTGGAGATGGGCGGCATCCCGGTGGTCACCGCCCTGGCCCGCGTCACCAGCCTGCCCGCCTGCTTCGTGCGCAAGGAAGCCAAGAAGTACGGCACGGCCAAGTTCGCCGAAGGCGCCGACGTGGACGGCAAGCGGGTGTTGATCGTCGAGGACGTGATCACCTCCGGCGGCCAGGTCGTGCTGTCCACCGCCGACCTGCGGGGCGTCGGTGCGCAGATCAGCGACGTCGTGTGCGTGATCGACCGCTCCGAGGGCGGCACCGAGGCGCTCACCGCCGAGGGGCTGACGCTGGCCTCGGTGGTCAACCGAGCCGATCTGGAAGCCGCCGCCTGA
- a CDS encoding mycofactocin system FadH/OYE family oxidoreductase 2 — protein sequence MTERLLWSPLRLGPVTVRNRVVFSAHLTNYAVDGRPSPQHVAYYADRAEGGAGLIITEEHSTHPTDWPYEKLIHGFNRDVIPGYKAITEAVHAHRTPIFAQINHNGGQASSMYTRLPVWAPSAVADPLFREVPKAVDQAEIEEIIAGYALVAANCAEGGFDGIELQCSHSSIVRGFLSPATNRRTDGYGGSLANRTRLLLELVVAVRAAIGPDLALGVRLCGDELIEGGTTIDDAIEVAKMVEATGAVDYLNTSIGVATASLFMIEASMHIPPGYASFIPSALREVVDLPVVGVGRFKDPLQAERALTEGHCDLVGVVRGQIADAAFAAKSRAGKVESVRLCLSCNQECVGRMGLNRWLGCIENPRTGRESEGVGDAQPVTLTKRVLVAGGGPAGLQAAIAAARNGHRVTLCERHELTGGAVRLAASVPNRAEFGDLVRNQFAEATRLGVEIETGVELDAAAVIARRPDAVVVATGSRPARPFWAPGDDHRIVDVVDVLTGAASPEGRVLVLDELGFHHATSVAELLADRGCQVEVATPGMVVGQDLGITLDLETWWMRAESKGIVQTTELAPMGWDDGTVSFQHHPTGTMVERRVDWLVLAVPPAPAEELYLDLLEAGVSVQRVGDAVAPRRAHAAVVDGERIGAAL from the coding sequence ATGACCGAACGTCTGCTGTGGTCGCCCCTTCGGCTCGGGCCGGTGACCGTGCGCAACCGGGTGGTGTTCTCGGCGCACCTCACCAACTACGCCGTCGATGGTCGGCCGTCGCCCCAGCACGTCGCCTACTACGCCGATCGTGCGGAGGGCGGGGCCGGGCTGATCATCACCGAGGAGCACTCCACTCACCCGACCGACTGGCCGTACGAGAAGCTGATCCACGGCTTCAACCGCGATGTGATCCCGGGGTACAAGGCGATCACCGAGGCGGTGCACGCCCACCGCACGCCGATCTTCGCCCAGATCAACCACAACGGCGGTCAGGCGTCGTCGATGTACACGCGGTTGCCGGTGTGGGCGCCCTCGGCGGTGGCCGACCCGCTGTTCCGCGAGGTGCCCAAGGCGGTCGACCAGGCCGAGATCGAGGAGATCATCGCCGGGTACGCACTGGTGGCGGCCAACTGCGCCGAGGGCGGTTTCGACGGGATCGAGCTGCAGTGCAGCCACAGCTCGATCGTGCGCGGGTTTCTGTCGCCGGCGACCAACCGCCGCACCGACGGCTACGGAGGATCGCTGGCCAACCGCACCCGCCTGCTGCTCGAGCTGGTCGTGGCGGTCCGCGCCGCCATCGGCCCCGACCTGGCACTGGGCGTGCGGCTGTGCGGCGACGAGCTGATCGAGGGCGGCACGACGATCGACGATGCAATCGAGGTGGCCAAGATGGTGGAGGCCACCGGTGCGGTCGACTACCTCAACACCTCGATCGGGGTGGCGACGGCGTCGCTGTTCATGATCGAGGCGTCGATGCACATCCCGCCCGGGTATGCGTCGTTCATCCCGTCGGCGCTGCGCGAGGTGGTCGACCTGCCGGTGGTGGGCGTCGGCCGCTTCAAGGACCCCCTCCAGGCCGAGCGGGCGCTCACCGAGGGCCATTGCGACCTGGTGGGCGTGGTGCGGGGCCAGATCGCCGACGCCGCCTTCGCCGCCAAGTCGCGGGCCGGCAAGGTGGAGTCGGTTCGGCTGTGCCTGTCGTGTAACCAGGAGTGCGTCGGCCGCATGGGCCTCAACCGCTGGCTGGGCTGCATCGAGAATCCGCGCACCGGGCGCGAGTCTGAGGGTGTCGGCGATGCCCAGCCGGTCACGCTGACCAAGCGGGTGCTCGTCGCCGGCGGAGGCCCGGCCGGGCTTCAGGCTGCCATCGCTGCGGCGCGCAACGGTCACCGGGTGACGCTGTGCGAGCGGCACGAGCTGACCGGGGGAGCGGTGCGCCTGGCGGCGTCGGTGCCGAATCGGGCCGAGTTCGGGGACCTGGTGCGCAACCAGTTCGCCGAGGCCACCCGGTTGGGCGTCGAGATCGAGACCGGCGTGGAACTAGACGCCGCAGCGGTCATCGCCCGCCGGCCGGATGCGGTGGTCGTCGCCACGGGGTCCCGCCCGGCCCGCCCGTTCTGGGCGCCCGGCGACGACCACCGCATCGTCGACGTGGTCGACGTGCTCACCGGCGCCGCCAGCCCCGAGGGACGGGTGCTCGTGCTCGATGAGCTGGGCTTCCACCACGCCACGTCGGTGGCCGAGCTGCTGGCCGATCGTGGCTGCCAGGTGGAGGTGGCGACGCCTGGCATGGTCGTCGGTCAGGACCTGGGCATCACGCTCGACCTGGAGACCTGGTGGATGCGGGCCGAATCTAAGGGGATCGTTCAGACCACCGAGCTGGCGCCGATGGGCTGGGACGACGGCACGGTTTCGTTCCAGCACCACCCCACCGGAACGATGGTTGAGCGCAGGGTCGACTGGCTGGTCCTGGCCGTGCCGCCCGCCCCGGCCGAGGAGCTGTACCTCGACCTGCTCGAGGCCGGCGTCAGCGTGCAGCGGGTGGGCGACGCCGTCGCACCCCGCCGGGCCCACGCTGCGGTCGTCGATGGCGAACGCATCGGCGCCGCTCTCTAG